The following are from one region of the Prochlorococcus marinus str. SB genome:
- a CDS encoding Nif11-like leader peptide family natural product precursor, translating into MSFSEIRKFLIKMQSDEELKKQVTTSSTADDIALIGQRLGYDFSGDDLLRFNGQKVEKVTVRKVDHPGEYH; encoded by the coding sequence ATGAGTTTTTCTGAAATAAGAAAATTTTTAATTAAGATGCAATCTGATGAAGAATTAAAAAAGCAGGTTACGACATCCTCTACAGCAGATGATATAGCCCTAATAGGTCAACGCTTAGGTTATGACTTTTCAGGAGATGATCTCTTAAGATTTAATGGACAAAAAGTTGAAAAAGTTACCGTAAGAAAGGTAGATCATCCAGGAGAATACCACTAA
- a CDS encoding phytoene desaturase family protein, translating into MDKYDVVIIGSGIGGLCCGSILALSGKTVLICEAHTQPGGVAHSFQRKGYTFESGPSLWSGIGRWPTTNPLGQILKLLDEEVELFQYKGWQVIVPEGNFNLDVGEEPFKQTIKTLRGEKSVKEWESFISAIKPLSQIINEIPLLSFSPESINFLDLINLTSRFLPNINQIPKFNKGFGNLVNNHLADPFLRNWVDLLSFLISGMSMHDTNTAAMATLFNEWFEPNSYLEYPKGGSDSIVKALINGFKKNGGELILSSRVKTINFNKNLATGITLNNGSSYSCESVVTNTDVWNLKKLIPNEISKKWNTKVLNPNKCDSFLHIHLGFDADGLENLPIHAIHVEEWEKGITAERNIAVFSIPSVLDKNMAPEGKHVLHGYTPANEPWEIWENLNPKELEYRNLKEERCSIFLNAVRKFIPDIDERIDLKMLGTPITHKKFTNTYCGSYGPALSAAKGLFPGCKTPVKNLFTCGASTFPGIGIPAVSASGAYAAEKIIGKKEFKTLLKKINL; encoded by the coding sequence ATGGACAAATACGATGTTGTAATAATAGGAAGTGGTATTGGTGGATTATGCTGTGGTTCAATACTAGCTTTATCAGGTAAAACAGTACTTATATGTGAAGCACATACCCAGCCGGGAGGTGTTGCTCACAGTTTCCAAAGAAAAGGTTATACTTTCGAATCAGGTCCTTCATTGTGGAGTGGAATAGGTAGATGGCCGACAACTAATCCCCTAGGGCAAATTCTTAAATTACTTGATGAAGAAGTTGAACTATTTCAATACAAAGGTTGGCAAGTAATTGTCCCAGAAGGCAATTTTAATCTTGATGTGGGGGAAGAACCTTTTAAACAAACTATTAAAACTTTAAGAGGTGAGAAATCTGTTAAAGAATGGGAATCATTTATTTCAGCAATAAAACCTCTTAGCCAAATAATAAATGAAATACCTTTGCTCTCATTTTCTCCCGAATCAATAAATTTCTTAGATCTAATAAATTTAACCTCAAGATTTTTACCTAATATCAATCAAATACCAAAATTTAATAAAGGCTTTGGGAATTTAGTTAATAATCATCTAGCGGATCCTTTTCTCAGAAATTGGGTTGATTTATTGAGCTTTTTGATAAGTGGTATGTCAATGCATGATACAAATACAGCTGCGATGGCTACTTTATTTAATGAATGGTTTGAACCAAATTCATACCTTGAATACCCCAAAGGAGGCAGTGATTCTATCGTAAAAGCCTTAATTAATGGATTTAAAAAAAATGGAGGAGAATTAATTCTTTCTTCGAGAGTAAAGACAATTAACTTCAATAAAAATTTAGCCACAGGTATAACTCTTAATAATGGCTCTAGTTATAGTTGTGAATCTGTCGTCACGAATACTGATGTTTGGAATTTAAAAAAGTTAATTCCAAATGAAATTTCAAAAAAATGGAATACAAAAGTTTTGAACCCTAATAAATGTGATTCTTTTCTTCATATACATCTAGGTTTTGATGCTGATGGTCTTGAAAATTTGCCAATACATGCGATACATGTTGAAGAGTGGGAAAAAGGTATAACCGCAGAAAGAAATATAGCTGTATTTTCAATCCCATCTGTTTTAGATAAAAATATGGCCCCTGAAGGAAAACATGTTCTTCATGGATATACTCCCGCAAATGAACCTTGGGAAATTTGGGAAAACCTAAATCCAAAGGAATTAGAATATAGAAATTTGAAAGAAGAAAGATGTTCAATATTCCTTAATGCAGTGCGAAAATTCATCCCTGATATAGATGAAAGGATTGATTTAAAGATGCTAGGAACCCCAATCACTCATAAAAAATTCACCAATACCTATTGCGGTAGTTACGGCCCTGCATTATCTGCAGCAAAGGGTCTTTTCCCAGGCTGCAAAACTCCAGTGAAAAATTTATTTACTTGCGGTGCAAGTACATTTCCAGGTATTGGAATTCCCGCTGTTTCAGCAAGTGGCGCTTACGCAGCTGAAAAAATTATTGGTAAAAAAGAATTTAAAACTCTTCTTAAGAAAATAAATTTATGA